Proteins co-encoded in one Stomoxys calcitrans chromosome 5, idStoCalc2.1, whole genome shotgun sequence genomic window:
- the LOC106087982 gene encoding uncharacterized protein LOC106087982 — protein sequence MNIVFRCISIAVLGVLLQITTVYSACQECMSTNDAYCVDEESYYLCLNGNTPSTSKLYKCETGHVCTADEKICLPRKGAANVENEPVCGGGCNICPTTGRYTCVSRTEFGRCVNNEITMTSSCEEGFICSVELLSKTNAICAPKCVADFYGAAATCHNDEVITTTTTQIPVDPTTYQSQCLLALSQQTSNIYYIRNNADPECRSYLYCEKFNNGEVEALLMRCKTGYFNSVLLKCQADFPAECAAPIDPQTLNDMEG from the exons atgaatatcgtattCCGCTGTATATCAATTGCAGTACTTGGTGTATTACTTCAAATAACAACCGTGTATTCC GCTTGCCAGGAGTGTATGTCAACAAACGATGCATACTGTGTGGACGAAGAGTCGTACTACTTATGCCTGAATGGGAATACGCCTTCTACATCGAAGCTATACAAATGCGAAACGGGGCATGTGTGCACAGCAGATGAAAAAATTTGCTTACCTAGGAAGGGGGCGGCAAATGTTGAGAATGAGCCAGTATGTGGGGGAGGCTGTAACATATGCCCCACTACAGGTCGTTACACTTGTGTAAGCCGAACGGAATTTGGACGGTGCGTTAATAACGAAATTACCATGACCAGTTCTTGCGAAGAGGGCTTTATATGCAGTGTAGAGCTGTTGTCCAAAACAAATGCTATATGTGCTCCAAAGTGCGTCGCTGATTTT TATGGAGCCGCAGCCACATGTCATAACGATGAAGTGATAACTACCACCACAACACAGATTCCAGTAGATCCAACAACATACCAGAGTCAATGTCTATTGGCGCTTTCCCAACAAACCTCAAATATTTACTACATAAGAAATAACGCCGATCCTGAATGCCGATC ATATTTATATTGCGAGAAATTCAATAATGGCGAGGTAGAAGCGCTCCTAATGAGATGCAAAACTGGGTACTTCAATTCTGTCTTGCTTAAATGCCAAGCCGATTTTCCAGCTGAATGTGCAGCTCCTATTGACCCTCAAACTCTAAATGATATGGAGGGATAA